Sequence from the Nitrosopumilus maritimus SCM1 genome:
CAGAGAGGAATATGGAAGATAGGGATGTAGTTGACGATGTAAATGCTCTGCTAAATCTAGGGGTAGGAGATGCATATAGGTTAGAACACATCAAACAAGCCTACATTCAGAATAAATCGATTTGGAATGCTGATAAAAATTATTTACAAAAAATGGTAGACAAGTATCTCATAAAACATTCAAACCTTGAATCAGATTCTGCAGAAATAGAAGATGAATCTGAAAATGAGGAACAAATTCATTGTTGGAAATGTGGAAAAAAGACCACATTAGGGGCAAATTTTTGCATGGTATGTGGAGCATCGTTATTTGATGTTGCATCAAAACCTAAAGTAGAACAAGAGCCAACTTCACCTAATAAGAAAAATAACAATAGAACAATTAATCTAAAAATTCCCATTATGATTGGGATTCCTGTAATAATTTTAGCAATTATTGGTGGAGCATACAGTCAAGGTTATTTTGATAATACATTTGAAAGAACAGAATTAAAAGATGAACAGGTTAATGTCAAACCTACCATAGTTGAAGCTACAGAAAAAACATCAAGTGAAACAGATTCACCATGTGGACCAGGAACTGTTTTGGATTCTAAAACTAATTCATGTGTTTTAGAGAGTGAAGCTACAGAAAAAACATCAAGTGAAACAGATTCACCATGTGGACCAGGAACTGTTTTGGATTCTAAAACTAATTCATGTGTTTTAGAGAGTGAAGCTACAGAAAAAACATCAAGTGAAACAGATTCACCATGTGGACCAGGAACTGTTTTGGATTCTAAAACTAATTCATGTGTTTTAGACAAATAAAAGACAATTAAATAAACTAGGAGAGAGAAGAAAAGTCATGGCAATTTCTAAAGAAAATAAAGAATTCATTGATAGTTTAATTGATTACTACATTAACGAATCAGAAGCATATACACAGATTGCAGAAAATTTTGTTCCAGAGATTGAATCGGTTCCAGATACAACGTTTGGAATCATTACAGGATGTGTGTATTCAGGATTTTTACAGGCATATCAAAATCAACAACAAACTCCAAGCCTAGAAGATATGAAAGAATTCAACGAAATAATAAAAAAACGAGCAGCTCTGATAAAAAAGGCAATAATTGAGCCCACAGTAATAGAGAAAACAGAAGACATACAAGAAGAATCAAAAAATGAAATCAAAGATGACGAGAAATAAATTTTTCAAGTATTTAGAAAAAATCAATACAGTTTAATTTCGATACAAAATTGTAAGAATATGAAAGTAGATGGCAGTAAGATAATTTTTTGGGGAGGTACTGCTGCTGCAGTAGTCACAGCAATAGTTGCACTATATTTTTCAATTCGTTAAAGATAAATCATGAAGAAATTCTAAGATAGTATTGTCAGCAACTAATGAATTTAAAATTACACAAATTGTGGATAATGGTCAGGTCGTGCAGTTGACACTAATTGAGAATGTTTCAACAGAACCAATCTCACAAAAACAAATGATTATTGAGAATGTTTCAAAAAAACTCGATCAAGAAACAAAAGAACAAGTGATGCCATTGTTAGAAGCAATAATGTCAGCTCAGCCTACTGTAAACATCAAATCATATCAACAAACTCAAATCACAATTGCAATGCCAAAGGCAAGATATGATGGGATGGGTAGACCACAAGTAGGAAACACAATAGAAGTAAACTTGAAAAAAATCTAAAGATGTGAGTTTATTTCATCAATAGTATGCAAAGGTAATGAACAAGTAAAGTTTTTACAAACAAATGCAGATGTTTTTTCTTCAAAAGATTTTCCAGCAAAGAAAGGATATTCAGATAGAGCCGACAACTGAGTAGAATTTTGAATAGTGACAACAATTGAGTTTGGTAAATATTCCAAAAGAATTGAGTCACAAAGTTGAGAATTTTCAGTGTTTATGATTGTGATTTCAACAGGTTTTTCCAAATAAATTGAAATTGTGTTTAGCAGATATCCAAATCCAAATGGATTTTCAGCAGCCATTTGTGCCTGAGATTCCATGATTTTTGTAGCAATATCTAAGAATTGTTGTTCTTGAGAGAAATGGAATAGTCTGAGCATGACAAATGCAGAAACAGAGTTTCCAGAAGGCAAAGACAAATCATAATTGCTTTTGGGTCGTATAATCAGTTTTTCATGATTGTCTGAAGTCATAAAGAAACTATTGTTTTCTGAATCCCAGAAATGTTCCACCAAGTGATGGCCTAGTTTTAGTGCAAGTTTTAGATATTTTGGATCAGGT
This genomic interval carries:
- a CDS encoding zinc-ribbon domain-containing protein; the protein is MEDRDVVDDVNALLNLGVGDAYRLEHIKQAYIQNKSIWNADKNYLQKMVDKYLIKHSNLESDSAEIEDESENEEQIHCWKCGKKTTLGANFCMVCGASLFDVASKPKVEQEPTSPNKKNNNRTINLKIPIMIGIPVIILAIIGGAYSQGYFDNTFERTELKDEQVNVKPTIVEATEKTSSETDSPCGPGTVLDSKTNSCVLESEATEKTSSETDSPCGPGTVLDSKTNSCVLESEATEKTSSETDSPCGPGTVLDSKTNSCVLDK